In the Anaerostipes caccae L1-92 genome, CTTTAAGAGCTTGGCAAGTTCCAGTGTCGTCGTCCCGCTGTCCAGAAGGATCATGTCGCCGTCTTCGATCATTGCTCTGGCAGCCTTTGCAATCTTCTGCTTCTCTTCCATCCGTTTATCTTTTCTCGCGGAGATGGACTCCTCCATGTCCAGGACATCCTCATTCAGCATGGCTCCTCCGTGTGTCCGGACGAGTTTTCCAGCCTTTTCAAGCTCTGTGAGATAAGTACGGATCGTTGTCCCGCTGACCTGAAACATTTCGGTGAGCTCCCCGATGCTTGTCCTCTTATTCTGCCTTAAAAGCTCCATGATCTTTTCTTTTCTTTCTTCTGCAAACATGCGATCCCTCCGTGCTCTCTGTGTACTTTATGTTTAGATAAATTATAGCACAGAGGCCTCAAAAGGAAAAGCCGCGGGAACTACCGCCCCCGCAGCTTTGCTTCTGCTATTTTGTCAAAATATGATACAGTTCATCTGCGTCTCTGCCGTCTACAATCTTTCTTACTGCCTCCTCCTCATTCAGAGTAAGTGCGACATTTGAAAGAATGGACAGGTGTTCCTGGTCGGCTCCTGCGATCCCGATCACCAGCCTCACTGTCTCGTCATTCCAGACGATTCCATCCGGTACGATTAATGCAGCGATACCCGATGCTTTAATTTCCTTCTTGGCTTCAAGAACACCGTGCGGGATAGCGATTCCATTGCCCAGATTGGTCGGATTTTCTTTTTCCCTCAAAAGCATGCCCTTCTCATAGCTTTCTGTGACATATCCGTCCTTTAAAAGCATCTGCGCAATCATATGAATTGCATCTTCTTTTGTTTTTGGCTGATCTGTGACTTTGATATTTTCCTTTTTCAGTACCGGAAGAGGATTTTTTGCCTCTGTCAGTTTTTTTACGATCTCATCGTACTTTGGACTGGAAAGAAAGTTATCCACGGAGATATGTACCGCCTCCGGGCGCTCTCTCATAGCCCGCTCCGTCAGTGATTCATGGGTAACAACCACATCCACATCTGCCGGAAGATTGGGGATTGCCACGTTTTTCACCTCAATATCGAGGCCTGCCTGTTTTGCCTTATCTTTGAGTATAGATGCTCCCATGGCACTGGAACCCATTCCGGCGTCACATGCCACATATACTTTTTTGATGACTTTCCCTGTGAAATCAATGACTTCCTGCGCTCCGATACGGCCTCCGCCGCCTGTGCCTTCTGCCTTCATAGAGTCTTTCTTTGCCACTGCCTTCTGGAGTGCTTCTTCATCAGAATCACGGCAGAGCCTCAGGATGAATGCGCCGACCCCAAATGATACGGCAGTGGATACGAGCATTCCGGCAATGATCGGAAGATAGTCAGATTTCGGCGCCACTGCCAGCACGGAAAAGTAACTTCCCGGTGAAGCGGTTGCCACCAATCCGCAGTTAAACATCTGGAAAATAAAGTTTCCTGACACCGCACCGCAGATAGATGCAAGGATCATCTGAGGCTTCATGAGGATATATGGAAAATAAGGTTCATGGATTCCACCGAATGCATGGATGATTGCTACACCAGGCGCCGTCTTTTTCGCTGTTCCTGTACCAAAGAATGTATAGGCCAGCAAAACGCCCACTCCTGGACCCGGATTCGGCTCCAGGATAAATAAGATTGATTTTCCTGCCTCTGCCGCCTGGGTGATTCCCAGAGGTCCAAGAATTCCGTGGTTAATCGCATTGTTAAGAAACAGAACCTTCGCAGGCTCAATAAAAATACTCGCAAAAGGTGTAAGGCCGTGATCGATGATGACATTAACTCCGGCAGACATCACATGGTTTAATACCTGTACAAACGGTCCGATCGCAAAAAATGCTGCCAGCACTAAGAAGATTCCAAGAATCCCGCAGGAAAAATTGTTGACGATCATTTCAAATCCCGGTTTTACCCTGCCTTCAAACAAACGGTCCACCTGTTTCATACAGAGAGCTGCCAAAGGTCCCATAATCATGGCTCCCATAAACATCGGAATATCAGATCCTACGATAACTCCCATGGTAGCTGCCGCACCGATGACACCGCCGCGGTCGCCGTAAAAGTTCTTTCCTCCCGTATAACCGATCAAAGTAGGAAGCAGATACTTTAACATCGGATCGATCAGTACGGCAATCTTTTCATTTGGAAACCAGCCTGTCTTTAAAAACATTGCCGTAATCAGTCCCCAAGTGATAAACGCCCCGATATTCGGCATTACCATGCCGCTTAAAACTCCTCCGAACTTCTGGATCCTGGCACGGAATCCTGTCGCTTCATTTCCCATAATTTCCTCCTATCCTTCTTATAACTTCACTATTTTCTTCTGTACAATTGATTCATTCCCCGCCTTCACAATTTTCACTGCCATTTTTCCGTCATGGCCGCTGCATTCCACTTCGCTGTCATTTAAAATCGCTTCGACAAAACTTCTGTCTTCCAAAAGGTACGCATCCTTGAACAGATGAGTCCAGCTGTGCATTGAAGGTCTCTTGAGTTCGTGGGTTTCATTGGCACTTGTAATCTTCTTTTCATGCATATCCCCGATACAGATCACCCCTTTTGTGCCAAGGATCTCGACTCTGGCATCGTAGCCATACTGCACATACTGCGCTCCCTCAATGCAGGCGTGCACTCCGTTTTCAAATTCCGCATTCACGATCACGTTGTCATAAAAGTCCGGATACTGGTCTGCGATTTCTTTATTCCGGAAATTCCCTCCCAATGCATAGACACTCTTTAATTCACTTCCTGCAAACCACCGTACCGTGTCAATGTCATGACTGCACACCTCCGCCAGAGGGCCGTTGCTCTTTTCAATGTCATACATCCACTCACGGGGCTTGCTCGGTCCTCTCGTGTGAGATTTCACCAGGACAACATCTCCGATTTCTCCCTCTTCGATCATTTTTTTGGCTTCTCTGAAGCTGTCGTCAAACCGCCTCATAAATCCGATCTGGAGCTTTACGCCGTTGTCCACTGCGGCCTTGATCATCTCATCACACTCTTCTTCATTCATCGCCATAGGCTTTTCACAGAAAATGTGTTTTCCCTCATTAGCCGCAGCCACCGCGATTTCTCTGTGATATTTGGTCGGGCAGGCAATGATTACCGCATCAATCTGTTCATCACTGAGCGCTTCCGTATAGTCCTGGTAATAAGTCTCAATTCCAAGCTCCTCTGCCGCGGCTTTGGCTGCACTGATGTCCGGGTCACAGGTGGCATAAATCTCACCGCCCGGAACACTTCCCGCCATATTTCTTGCATGAATCATCCCTGCTCTTCCGGAACCGATCAAACACACTTTAACTTTCTTCATTTTGTCCACCTCTTCAGTCCTGTTTTTTTAATTCTTCCACAATTTCCACTCCTGCACTTGTTCCCAGACGCTCTGCTCCCGCTTCAATCATCTGAAGTGCGGTCTTTAAGTCCCTGATTCCCCCGGCAGCCTTGACTTTCACTTCATCACCAACTGTGGTCTTCATAAGCTTCACATCTTCCGGTGTAGCCCCGCCTGTTCCAAACCCGGTTGATGTCTTAATAAAATCAGGTTTTACTTCTTTTGCTATTTCAGCTACTTTCACCTTTTCTTCATCGGTCAGATAGCAGTTTTCAAAGATGACCTTGCTGATTACTCCGGCTTTTCGGCACTCTGCCACGATCTCTTCCATCTCTTTTTTTATGTAATCATAATTTTTGTTCTTTAATTCCGCAATGTTGATGACATAGTCGATCTCGTCTGCGCCTTTTTCGATGGCATCCTTTGTCTCAAATACTTTACATTCCAGTGTTGTCTGTCCCAGCGGAAATCCTATGGCTGCCCCTACGTGAACCGGACATCCTTCCAAAAGGCGTTTGCACCGCTCTGTCTGTGCAGGATTTATGGCTACCATCTTAAAACCATATTCTCTGGCTTCGCTGCATAATTTTTCGAACATTGCTTCATCGGCAAAGGCTTTGAGATTTGTGTGGTCTACCATGCCTGCTATTTGATCTGCACTTAACTTCATTTCTGACTCCTCCATTTTGTTTTCTTTTATTATCTTTTACTTTGTACTTGTATATTATCATATTGACTTTCATTTTGCAAGTAAAAATAAAAGAAAATAAAACTTAATAAAGATTGCACAGAAATAAAGACAAAAAAATAAGAACTCTGTGTATGGATATTTCCACAGAATTCTGTTCATTCATTGAATGAATCATATTACAACAACAGCACAAATCTGTTTGTTTTCTGTATGCCTAAAATAACTTTTGTTTTTATTTATCAAAAACGTTTTTTTATTTCAGAGGCAGGTATCATTATTTCAATACAACACTTGTTTTTATTTATCCAAAACGAATCTTATGGGACAAGTGAATCTTATGGGGTATTTCAATACAACACTTGTTTTTATTTATCGGAATAGAGTTTATAATTCCCTGCGCAATGGCAGATTTCAATACAACACTTGTTTTTATTTATCCAACGTTTTTCCGCCATTCTTTGTTTTCATTATAATCGCCTTTCCGCATAAAATCAACGTTTTCTCAATTTTTTCCCAACCGCCATAAATTTTTCTCTTATCTTTTCCAAAATAGCTTCCCTCCCTTATTCTATGCGGCTTTCCGGCATTCATCTGCTTTTAGAGATTGGGAAAAATCCTCCTCTTTGAGAGACTTACCCACTTTGTGCACTAAATGCGATTTTCCAACCTGCCTGGAGATCTTTCCATTCCATAGCAAGATTTTATCTGATAACAAAAAAAGGAGCCATGCAAAACTCTGCACAGCTCCAATCCTTATCTATGACTTCTGCCAGATATTCACGCTGGCATCGCTCGGCATTCTCAAATCCCCTCTTGGAGACACTGCTACACTTCCCACCTTCGGCCCGTCCGGCAGGCAAGAGCGCTTAAACTGCTGGCTGAAGAACCGCCAGTAGAATTTATCCAGCCACTTTTGTATGGTTTCATCGTCGTAATCCCCTGCAAAAGTAAGTTTTGCCATTCGGTAAAGCTTTGCCTTTGGAAAACCAAATCTCAACATATAATATAGGAAGAAATCATGCAGTTCATACGGCCCCACCAAGTCCTCTGTCTTCTGCGAGATCACACCGTCCACCGGAGGAAGCAGTTCCGGGCTTACCGGGGTGTCCAGCACATCCATCAGCACATCGGATAACTCTTTATTTTCAACCGTCTCTGCATAATACAGTACCAGATAGCGCACCAGAGTCTTCGGCACAGAACAGTTCACCGCATACATGGACATATGGTCTCCGTTATAGGTAGCCCAGCCAAGAGCAAGCTCTGACATATCGCCGGTCCCGATGACCATGCCGTTATACTTATTGGCGATATCCATGAGGATCTGAGTCCTCTCCCGGGCCTGGGAATTTTCATAGGTCACATCGTGGACATCTTCCTCATGTTCAATATCTTTAAAATGCTGTCTGACGGCTTTCTCGATATTAACTTCTTTTAAAGTGGCTCCCAATTCATGGATCAGGGATACTGCATTCTGGTATGTCCGGTCTGTCGTACCGAAACACGGCATCGTGACGCAAATGATATTTTCCCTTGGAATATCCAGCATATCAAAAGCACGCACAGTTACTAAAACTGCAAGGGTAGAGTCCAGTCCTCCGGAAATTCCCACCACCGCATGCGTACAGTTCGTATGTTCCAGACGTTTTTTCAGTCCCATAGACTGAATCGATAAGATCTCATCACACCGTTTCTCCCGCTCTTCCCTGCTGGACGGCACAAACGGATTCTTTGGAAACTTTCTTGTAATCTGGTTTACTTTTACCGGAAGAATAAACGGCACACTACGGTATTCCTCAGAATCTTCCTCGAAAAACGTCGTCATTTTTCTTCTCTCTGCCACAAGGCGCTTCACGTCCATGTCCGCATAGATAATATCGTTTACAAACCGCTTCGCCTCTGCCAGCACGGTTCCGTTTTCACAGATCAGATGGTGTCCGCTGTAAACTACATCCGTTGTGGATTCTCCCTCTCCTGCATTGGCATACACGTAACCCGAAAGCAGTCTTGCAGACTGATTGGACACGAGGGCGCTCCTGTAAACCTCCTTCGTGGTAGTCTCCACGCTGGCAGACGGATTACAGATAACGGTTGCCCCGGCCAAAGCGTGATGAGTACTCGGCGGAAGAGGAACCCACAGGTCCTCACAGATTTCCATGGCAATGGTCAGTTCCGGGATATTTGTGCATTCCAGCAGGATGTTTGCTCCAAACGGAACATACTCCCCGTCCAGCAGAATGTCCTTTACCTCTCTTTTTCCTTTTGCAAAATGTCTGGCTTCATAAAACTCTCCGTAATTCGGAAGGTGGATCTTCGGCACCACCCCTAAAATACGTCCGTCAAATAAAAACACACCGCAGTTATAAAGCTTATGCTCCACAACCAGAGGACAGCCCACGGTGACGACCATGTCCATCCCTTTTGTTTCCTTCTTGATCTCCATGAGTCCCTTAAGGGATTCCTCCAGCAGAGGGTCCTGCAAAAACAGGTCCCCGCATGTATAGCCGGAAACGGCCAGTTCAGAAAAAACAAGAAGGCTGGCTTCTTCATCTCCTGCCTGCCGGATAATC is a window encoding:
- a CDS encoding PTS mannitol transporter subunit IICBA, whose amino-acid sequence is MGNEATGFRARIQKFGGVLSGMVMPNIGAFITWGLITAMFLKTGWFPNEKIAVLIDPMLKYLLPTLIGYTGGKNFYGDRGGVIGAAATMGVIVGSDIPMFMGAMIMGPLAALCMKQVDRLFEGRVKPGFEMIVNNFSCGILGIFLVLAAFFAIGPFVQVLNHVMSAGVNVIIDHGLTPFASIFIEPAKVLFLNNAINHGILGPLGITQAAEAGKSILFILEPNPGPGVGVLLAYTFFGTGTAKKTAPGVAIIHAFGGIHEPYFPYILMKPQMILASICGAVSGNFIFQMFNCGLVATASPGSYFSVLAVAPKSDYLPIIAGMLVSTAVSFGVGAFILRLCRDSDEEALQKAVAKKDSMKAEGTGGGGRIGAQEVIDFTGKVIKKVYVACDAGMGSSAMGASILKDKAKQAGLDIEVKNVAIPNLPADVDVVVTHESLTERAMRERPEAVHISVDNFLSSPKYDEIVKKLTEAKNPLPVLKKENIKVTDQPKTKEDAIHMIAQMLLKDGYVTESYEKGMLLREKENPTNLGNGIAIPHGVLEAKKEIKASGIAALIVPDGIVWNDETVRLVIGIAGADQEHLSILSNVALTLNEEEAVRKIVDGRDADELYHILTK
- a CDS encoding Gfo/Idh/MocA family oxidoreductase — translated: MKKVKVCLIGSGRAGMIHARNMAGSVPGGEIYATCDPDISAAKAAAEELGIETYYQDYTEALSDEQIDAVIIACPTKYHREIAVAAANEGKHIFCEKPMAMNEEECDEMIKAAVDNGVKLQIGFMRRFDDSFREAKKMIEEGEIGDVVLVKSHTRGPSKPREWMYDIEKSNGPLAEVCSHDIDTVRWFAGSELKSVYALGGNFRNKEIADQYPDFYDNVIVNAEFENGVHACIEGAQYVQYGYDARVEILGTKGVICIGDMHEKKITSANETHELKRPSMHSWTHLFKDAYLLEDRSFVEAILNDSEVECSGHDGKMAVKIVKAGNESIVQKKIVKL
- the deoC gene encoding deoxyribose-phosphate aldolase yields the protein MEESEMKLSADQIAGMVDHTNLKAFADEAMFEKLCSEAREYGFKMVAINPAQTERCKRLLEGCPVHVGAAIGFPLGQTTLECKVFETKDAIEKGADEIDYVINIAELKNKNYDYIKKEMEEIVAECRKAGVISKVIFENCYLTDEEKVKVAEIAKEVKPDFIKTSTGFGTGGATPEDVKLMKTTVGDEVKVKAAGGIRDLKTALQMIEAGAERLGTSAGVEIVEELKKQD
- a CDS encoding NAD(+) synthase, whose translation is MKDGFIKVAAATPKVKVADPEYNTKEIIKIIRQAGDEEASLLVFSELAVSGYTCGDLFLQDPLLEESLKGLMEIKKETKGMDMVVTVGCPLVVEHKLYNCGVFLFDGRILGVVPKIHLPNYGEFYEARHFAKGKREVKDILLDGEYVPFGANILLECTNIPELTIAMEICEDLWVPLPPSTHHALAGATVICNPSASVETTTKEVYRSALVSNQSARLLSGYVYANAGEGESTTDVVYSGHHLICENGTVLAEAKRFVNDIIYADMDVKRLVAERRKMTTFFEEDSEEYRSVPFILPVKVNQITRKFPKNPFVPSSREEREKRCDEILSIQSMGLKKRLEHTNCTHAVVGISGGLDSTLAVLVTVRAFDMLDIPRENIICVTMPCFGTTDRTYQNAVSLIHELGATLKEVNIEKAVRQHFKDIEHEEDVHDVTYENSQARERTQILMDIANKYNGMVIGTGDMSELALGWATYNGDHMSMYAVNCSVPKTLVRYLVLYYAETVENKELSDVLMDVLDTPVSPELLPPVDGVISQKTEDLVGPYELHDFFLYYMLRFGFPKAKLYRMAKLTFAGDYDDETIQKWLDKFYWRFFSQQFKRSCLPDGPKVGSVAVSPRGDLRMPSDASVNIWQKS